A single Apostichopus japonicus isolate 1M-3 chromosome 11, ASM3797524v1, whole genome shotgun sequence DNA region contains:
- the LOC139975626 gene encoding cilia- and flagella-associated protein 74-like isoform X3, translated as MSQFSVRMEDQLPPPTATTGDLMASPDPGFYNTTGEDFNGIPSAEQGSTIQASAWMDSRIGTRDGQFQYEHEADLWSQSDDTSLTDEETISEHDQDNTPVSADSEQFSRQERLRMLALRKHIDSLSNEVSNKESQVQTTREELKKCRSTIEALESEQDEIYKDIEESGESGNTANVYRLESKHRKVCIELEAERELEMQLMEGLANVELELSKADLEKGRFLLAEEDLREKEQKLEEERGQNAVARAEKEKLNAQYALKRLKGSQRDHFEALKERDRKQRQALSAARRSRENVAKYINETVGKVRQQREVEEERAKEHMEKRVKTLLTLKTDIKANRENLKALQARNQYLDKKSKEADVKARGDLKEAGRNVEEVMLQKKKLQQMEAEKRKFHQEQRQKQAALLSSILEEEKQMKKRQKMYPQLFSDPKREKSLIVAPLKKKPLKMLKDVVYDDDTAYANNEHDAEGASEQEEEAVDERPPTSGKEVVFVGLADEESSDEEDGLDPYGTANRDGIDGLGNEGKLPEELAQPEFEGLWNKTHKPYAVPKDEESTYTLNYPSKMEKEIMAHALDKHRAGIVRKQIAAGREFKGCAFVSKPNVVHFKDFDVGKPYRKKIILTNVSYSVNFLKLLDLSEHLKDFVDLQFDPPGQMSAGMSCDMLVSFKPLINEDLFGEIQFLAQTGPFSVPVHCTTKKCDVSVDTDIVDFGVQVIGETLKKNITLRNKGAKRTNFEFIKITGMKQPTILSVGTSLGRMTTADESLKPETAPEEDVKAKGKKKRGKSKEKSAAVKPSEEIELVQTPGAEPEQQAAIETESAEQNQDSEEQVPAEKEDEDVEWMDEEDTFGLDGMRIGEVSGGEIGPFGSVKLEIIYQPTVPGKVDVDFELRFSDEDSSSIPVKSYARAIDVPVWVERQNVDLKICMFDRLYQDAIVINNRATTALRLTMEVCKELRNHLELLPKTAYIQAQSQFSVQMKFLPRQNLVEEGGECFDKDTGVLEAPMTIRVADQTAPVPFTVHAVVTSSDLEFDQTNLDFGFCTIHESVIYTVHLTNRSILSQKYGFVNLPEYVAVQPDDGFGTLLPSETVAVDIIFSPQKAKEYSFQLTCKSGIDRDFKLSCKAVGVHTPLELSHSVVHFAATALEDSSVVSFYITNSHTDGNEFTHPVPRVGQGPVAPVGPTSFEFMVPAESPLSLYPAVGTVKPGKKTCISVKFSPSLSDKDIREEAVRLATRNLEAKARREYEDEQAARKNAPDPNEKNKKGVKKPKSPGLKGKHSPASASGPKPVNPPKPEDILPESDDYAAGRSSLLRQFSGCFRSYSIPCFIASGIPGDPGTLPYDINNTLYLHVHCPEVKPSLVAISNHGRPLTNFDEVSIGQRLIKTITIQNIADTPLDLKQSVLDCHGPFQVLNAIRNLLPDATHTIVVAFEPTQAKSFYEVLDIKCATSTLGLVLKGQGLQPAVKVSVNDGVLDLGYVLAGEEHTETFKLENSSTFAIDYKINLDSLTSHKTSNHSELPVFITRDQTQRHYDIGPANYNGRSVFDCIPCQGTLEPGKKADVSVTFRPDHPSELFADVARIELFGKQEGYVLQLKGAAKTKIMYVTGGDEISPRVESLTVTPIIEELAEVPQSAATPVLLTFRALSTDEKTQPASRQLNVGCVRTMAVSQKKNGEFFFDNLNTAAVLGFQVEPVKGMVDAGNTKKINITWSPPKGHNPNMPMETNVMLNVKGDVLERYDILLHALVITKEQGDLS; from the exons ATGTCTCAATTTTCAGTGAGAATGGAGGACCAGCTTCCCCCACCCACAGCTACTACAGGAGATCTCATGGCCAGTCcagatccaggattttataaTACGACAGGGGAAGACTTCAATGGCATTCCGTCGGCTGAACAAGGGTCAACAATTCAAGCCAGTGCCTGGATGGACTCGAGGATTGGAACGAGGGACGGTCAATTCCAGTATGAACATGAAGCTGACTTGTGGTCGCAGAGTGATGACACCTCACTTACAGA CGAGGAAACAATTTCGGAACATGATCAGGATAATACGCCAGTCTCAGCTGATTCAGAACAGTTTTCAAGACAAGAGAGGTTGAGAATGTTAGCCTTGAGGAAACACATTGACAGTCTGAGTAATGAAGTGTCAAACAAAGAAAGCCAAGTTCAGACAACAAG agAGGAGCTGAAGAAATGTAGAAGCACAATTGAGGCTCTTGAATCAGAACAAGACGAGATCTACAAAGATATCGAAGAATCTGGGGAGTCTGGAAACACTGCAAACGTTTACCGCCTTGAGAGCAAGCACAGGAAAGTGTGCATTGAGCTGGAAGCTGAAAGAGAACTGGAAATGCAGCTTATGGAGGGATTGGCTAATGTTGA ATTGGAGTTATCTAAAGCTGACTTAGAAAAGGGGAGATTCTTACTGGCAGAAGAGGACCTGCGAGAGAAAGAACAAAAGTTAGAAGAGGAGAGAGGTCAGAATGCTGTGGCTAGAGCAGAGAAGGAGAAACTTAATGCACAATATGCCTTGAAGAGACTCAAGGGGAGCCAAAG AGATCACTTTGAAGCATTGAAGGAGAGAGACAGAAAACAGAGGCAGGCTTTAAGTGCTGCTAGGAGAAGCAGAGAGAATGTTGctaaatatataaatgagaCTGTCGGCAA AGTACGACAACAGAGAGAAGTGGAAGAAGAACGAGCCAAGGAACACATGGAGAAGAGGGTCAAGACACTACTCACATTAAAAACAGACATTAAAGCTAACAGG GAAAATCTGAAAGCTCTCCAGGCCAGGAACCAATATTTAGATAAAAAGTCGAAGGAAGCCGATGTAAAAGCACGGGGTGATTTGAAAGAAGCCGGGAGAAATGTGGAAGAAGTGATgttacagaagaagaaactgcAACAGATGGAAGCGGAGAAGCG GAAGTTTCATCAGGAACAGAGACAGAAACAAGCTGCTCTCCTATCGAGCATCCTGGAGGAAGAAAAGCAAATGAAGAAACGGCAGAAGATGTACCCGCAGTTATTCTCAGATCCCAAGAGAGAGAAATCTCTCATCGTGGCTCCTCTAAAGAAGAAGCCATTGAAGATGTTAAAGGATGTTGTTTATGACGATGACACTGCCTATGCAAACAATGAACATGATGCGGAGGGGGCAAGTGAACAGGAGGAGGAGGCTGTGGATGAGAGGCCACCTACCTCTGGCAAGGAG GTGGTATTTGTGGGACTCGCAGATGAGGAATCCTCTGATGAAGAGGATGGCTTGGACCCTTACGGGACCGCCAACAGGGACGGTATAGATGGGTTGGGAAACGAAGGGAAACTTCCCGAAGAGTTAGCACAGCCGGAATTTGAAGGGCTGTGGAATAAAACGCACAAACCATACGCA GTACCTAAAGATGAAGAGTCTACTTATACCTTAAATTATCCGAGCAAGATGGAGAAGGAAATCATGGCCCATGCTTTAGACAAGCACAGAGCCGGGATCGTCAGAAAGCAGATAGCTGCTGGCAGAGAATTCAAGGGCTGCGCGTTCGTTAGCAAACCTAATGTCGTGCATTTTAAG GATTTTGATGTGGGAAAGCCATACAGGAAGAAGATAATCCTCACAAATGTATCCTACAGCGTCAACTTTCTCAAGTTACTTGATCTCTCAGAGCACTTAAAAGACTTTGTTGATCTGCA ATTTGATCCTCCAGGTCAAATGTCTGCAGGCATGAGTTGTGATATGCTTGTCAGTTTTAAGCCATTG ATTAACGAAGATCTGTTTGGCGAGATCCAGTTTTTGGCCCAGACAGGTCCTTTCAGTGTACCTGTTCACTGCACGACCAAGAAGTGTGAC GTTTCTGTGGATACTGACATTGTGGACTTTGGAGTGCAGGTCATCGGTGAAACTCTAAAAAAGAACATCACTTTGAGAAACAAAGGGGCCAAAAGAACAAACTTTGAATTCATCAAAATAACAG GCATGAAGCAGCCCACAATCTTGTCAGTTGGAACCTCCTTGGGTAGAATG ACCACTGCAGATGAAAGTCTCAAACCAGAGACCGCACCAGAAGAGGATGTGAAAGCTAAGGGGAAGAAGAAGAGAGGGAAATCAAAGGAAAAATCTG CTGCGGTCAAACCGTCAGAAGAAATAGAGCTAGTCCAAACACCTGGAGCAGAGCCTGAGCAGCAAGCAGCCATTGAAACAGAATCCGCAGAGCAGAATCAGGACTCAGAAGAGCAAGTGCCTGCCGAGAAGGAAG ATGAAGATgtagaatggatggatgaagAAGATACTTTCGGTCTAGACGGTATGAGAATCGGAGAGGTCTCTGGAGGAGAGATTGGTCCATTTGGATCTGTTAAACTAGAGATTATTTACCAACCGACGGTACCAGGGAAAGTTGACGTGGATTTTGAACTGAGATTCTCGGATGAAGATTCCAGTAGT ATTCCGGTCAAGTCATACGCTAGGGCCATCGACGTCCCAGTCTGGGTGGAACGTCAGAATGTAGACCTAAAGATCTGCATGTTCGATCGGCTCTATCAGGACGCGATCGTCATCAATAATCGAGCAACGACAGCTCTGCGATTAACCATGGAGGTCTGCAAGGAACTGAGGAACCACTTGGAACTTTTACCAAAGACAGCTTATATTCAGGCCCAGTCACAATTCTCTGTACAAATGAAGTTCCTCCCAAG ACAAAACTTAGTAGAAGAAGGTGGTGAATGCTTCGACAAAGATACTGGCGTCCTTGAAGCTCCCATGACTATAAGGGTTGCAGATCAG ACTGCTCCAGTTCCGTTTACAGTCCATGCCGTAGTAACTTCCTCTGACCTGGAGTTTGATCAGACCAATCTCGATTTTGGATTCTGTACCATTCACGAATCGGTCATTTATACCGTCCATCTGACCAACAGATCCATCCTGTCACAGAAATATGGCTTTGTGAATTTACCGGAG TACGTGGCCGTCCAGCCTGACGATGGGTTCGGCACCCTTCTACCGAGTGAGACTGTCGCAGTGGATATCATATTCAGCCCACAGAAAGCCAAAGAATATTCATTCCAATTGACTTGCAAATCAGGAATTGACAG GGATTTCAAGCTGTCCTGTAAAGCAGTAGGAGTCCACACTCCTCTGGAGCTATCCCATTCCGTGGTCCATTTTGCCGCCACAGCTTTGGAAGATTCTTCTGTCGTGTCCTTCTACATCACCAACAGTCACACAGACGGGAATGAATTCACCCATCCCGTACCCAGGGTAGGACAGGGGCCGGTTGCCCCTGTCGGGCCGACATCTTTTGAATTCATGGTGCCAGCTGAGTCACCATTATCTCTCTACCCAGCGGTGGGTACTGTCAAACCTGGAAAG aAAACCTGCATCTCTGTGAAATTCAGTCCAAGTCTTAGCGATAAAGATATCAGAGAAGAAGCTGTTAGGCTAGCCACTCGGAACTTGGAAGCCAAAGCCAGACGGGAATACGAGGACGAACAGGCTGCTCGGAAGAACGCTCCCGATCCAAATGAG aaaaacaagaaaggaGTCAAGAAACCTAAATCGCCTGGCTTGAAAGGGAAACACAGTCCAGCATCGGCATCAGGCCCTAAGCCAGTGAATCCACCCAAACCAGAGGATATCCTCCCCGA ATCTGATGATTATGCAGCAGGAAGGTCATCTCTCCTTCGTCAGTTTTCAGGTTGTTTCCGTAGTTACTCCATTCCATGTTTCATTGCTTCAGGTATCCCTGGGGATCCAGGCACTTTACCTTATGA TATCAACAACACATTGTACCTCCACGTACACTGTCCAGAAGTCAAGCCATCTCTGGTCGCTATATCTAACCACGGAAGGCCACTCACCAACTTTGACGAGGTCTCCATAGGCCAGAGATTAATCAAGACCATTACCATACAGAACATAGCCGACACACCATTGGAC CTTAAACAGTCTGTGTTGGACTGTCACGGTCCGTTCCAAGTTCTCAACGCCATTCGCAATCTACTTCCTGATGCAACACACACAATCGTGGTAGCATTTGAACCCACCCAAGCAAAGTCT TTCTACGAAGTCTTGGACATCAAGTGTGCAACCTCCACCCTCGGTCTTGTCCTGAAAGGTCAAGGTTTACAGCCTGCAGTGAAGGTCTCAGTTAATGATGGAGTTTTGGATCTGGGCTATGTTCTCGCTGGAGAGGAACACACTGAAACATTCAAG CTTGAGAATTCTTCCACATTTGCCATCGATTACAAGATCAACCTGGATAGCCTGACCAGCCACAAGACATCAAATCATTCCGAACTGCCAGTATTCATCACCAGGGACCAGACCCAACGACACTATGACATCGGTCCAGCTAACTACAATGGTAGAAGCGTGTTTGACTGTATTCCATGTCAGGGGACTCTTGAACCAG GCAAGAAAGCTGACGTATCTGTCACATTCCGACCAGACCATCCCAGCGAGCTCTTCGCAGATGTCGCACGTATCGAGCTGTTTGGAAAACAAGAGGGTTACGTCCTTCAACTGAAGGGTGCTGCGAAAACCAAGATCATGTATGTCACAGGGGGTGATGAGATATCACCGAGAGTTGAGTCCTTAACCGTGACACCGATTATCGAGGAATTAG CGGAAGTACCCCAGTCTGCTGCGACTCCTGTATTACTGACTTTCAGAGCTCTCAGTACTGACGAGAAGACCCAGCCAGCGAGCAGACAGCTTAACGTTGGATGCGTGAGAACCATGGCCGTTAGTCAGAAAAAG AACGGTGAATTTTTCTTTGATAACCTAAACACAGCCGCTGTGTTAGGTTTTCAAGTCGAGCCGGTGAAGGGAATGGTCGATGCgggaaatacaaagaaaataaacatcacATGGTCACCCCCAAAGGGACATAAT
- the LOC139975626 gene encoding cilia- and flagella-associated protein 74-like isoform X1, with the protein MSQFSVRMEDQLPPPTATTGDLMASPDPGFYNTTGEDFNGIPSAEQGSTIQASAWMDSRIGTRDGQFQYEHEADLWSQSDDTSLTDEETISEHDQDNTPVSADSEQFSRQERLRMLALRKHIDSLSNEVSNKESQVQTTREELKKCRSTIEALESEQDEIYKDIEESGESGNTANVYRLESKHRKVCIELEAERELEMQLMEGLANVELELSKADLEKGRFLLAEEDLREKEQKLEEERGQNAVARAEKEKLNAQYALKRLKGSQRDHFEALKERDRKQRQALSAARRSRENVAKYINETVGKVRQQREVEEERAKEHMEKRVKTLLTLKTDIKANRENLKALQARNQYLDKKSKEADVKARGDLKEAGRNVEEVMLQKKKLQQMEAEKRKFHQEQRQKQAALLSSILEEEKQMKKRQKMYPQLFSDPKREKSLIVAPLKKKPLKMLKDVVYDDDTAYANNEHDAEGASEQEEEAVDERPPTSGKEVVFVGLADEESSDEEDGLDPYGTANRDGIDGLGNEGKLPEELAQPEFEGLWNKTHKPYAVPKDEESTYTLNYPSKMEKEIMAHALDKHRAGIVRKQIAAGREFKGCAFVSKPNVVHFKDFDVGKPYRKKIILTNVSYSVNFLKLLDLSEHLKDFVDLQFDPPGQMSAGMSCDMLVSFKPLINEDLFGEIQFLAQTGPFSVPVHCTTKKCDVSVDTDIVDFGVQVIGETLKKNITLRNKGAKRTNFEFIKITGMKQPTILSVGTSLGRMTTADESLKPETAPEEDVKAKGKKKRGKSKEKSAAVKPSEEIELVQTPGAEPEQQAAIETESAEQNQDSEEQVPAEKEDEDVEWMDEEDTFGLDGMRIGEVSGGEIGPFGSVKLEIIYQPTVPGKVDVDFELRFSDEDSSSIPVKSYARAIDVPVWVERQNVDLKICMFDRLYQDAIVINNRATTALRLTMEVCKELRNHLELLPKTAYIQAQSQFSVQMKFLPRQNLVEEGGECFDKDTGVLEAPMTIRVADQTAPVPFTVHAVVTSSDLEFDQTNLDFGFCTIHESVIYTVHLTNRSILSQKYGFVNLPEYVAVQPDDGFGTLLPSETVAVDIIFSPQKAKEYSFQLTCKSGIDRDFKLSCKAVGVHTPLELSHSVVHFAATALEDSSVVSFYITNSHTDGNEFTHPVPRVGQGPVAPVGPTSFEFMVPAESPLSLYPAVGTVKPGKKTCISVKFSPSLSDKDIREEAVRLATRNLEAKARREYEDEQAARKNAPDPNEEPDDKKNKKGVKKPKSPGLKGKHSPASASGPKPVNPPKPEDILPESDDYAAGRSSLLRQFSGCFRSYSIPCFIASGIPGDPGTLPYDINNTLYLHVHCPEVKPSLVAISNHGRPLTNFDEVSIGQRLIKTITIQNIADTPLDLKQSVLDCHGPFQVLNAIRNLLPDATHTIVVAFEPTQAKSFYEVLDIKCATSTLGLVLKGQGLQPAVKVSVNDGVLDLGYVLAGEEHTETFKLENSSTFAIDYKINLDSLTSHKTSNHSELPVFITRDQTQRHYDIGPANYNGRSVFDCIPCQGTLEPGKKADVSVTFRPDHPSELFADVARIELFGKQEGYVLQLKGAAKTKIMYVTGGDEISPRVESLTVTPIIEELAEVPQSAATPVLLTFRALSTDEKTQPASRQLNVGCVRTMAVSQKKNGEFFFDNLNTAAVLGFQVEPVKGMVDAGNTKKINITWSPPKGHNPNMPMETNVMLNVKGDVLERYDILLHALVITKEQGDLS; encoded by the exons ATGTCTCAATTTTCAGTGAGAATGGAGGACCAGCTTCCCCCACCCACAGCTACTACAGGAGATCTCATGGCCAGTCcagatccaggattttataaTACGACAGGGGAAGACTTCAATGGCATTCCGTCGGCTGAACAAGGGTCAACAATTCAAGCCAGTGCCTGGATGGACTCGAGGATTGGAACGAGGGACGGTCAATTCCAGTATGAACATGAAGCTGACTTGTGGTCGCAGAGTGATGACACCTCACTTACAGA CGAGGAAACAATTTCGGAACATGATCAGGATAATACGCCAGTCTCAGCTGATTCAGAACAGTTTTCAAGACAAGAGAGGTTGAGAATGTTAGCCTTGAGGAAACACATTGACAGTCTGAGTAATGAAGTGTCAAACAAAGAAAGCCAAGTTCAGACAACAAG agAGGAGCTGAAGAAATGTAGAAGCACAATTGAGGCTCTTGAATCAGAACAAGACGAGATCTACAAAGATATCGAAGAATCTGGGGAGTCTGGAAACACTGCAAACGTTTACCGCCTTGAGAGCAAGCACAGGAAAGTGTGCATTGAGCTGGAAGCTGAAAGAGAACTGGAAATGCAGCTTATGGAGGGATTGGCTAATGTTGA ATTGGAGTTATCTAAAGCTGACTTAGAAAAGGGGAGATTCTTACTGGCAGAAGAGGACCTGCGAGAGAAAGAACAAAAGTTAGAAGAGGAGAGAGGTCAGAATGCTGTGGCTAGAGCAGAGAAGGAGAAACTTAATGCACAATATGCCTTGAAGAGACTCAAGGGGAGCCAAAG AGATCACTTTGAAGCATTGAAGGAGAGAGACAGAAAACAGAGGCAGGCTTTAAGTGCTGCTAGGAGAAGCAGAGAGAATGTTGctaaatatataaatgagaCTGTCGGCAA AGTACGACAACAGAGAGAAGTGGAAGAAGAACGAGCCAAGGAACACATGGAGAAGAGGGTCAAGACACTACTCACATTAAAAACAGACATTAAAGCTAACAGG GAAAATCTGAAAGCTCTCCAGGCCAGGAACCAATATTTAGATAAAAAGTCGAAGGAAGCCGATGTAAAAGCACGGGGTGATTTGAAAGAAGCCGGGAGAAATGTGGAAGAAGTGATgttacagaagaagaaactgcAACAGATGGAAGCGGAGAAGCG GAAGTTTCATCAGGAACAGAGACAGAAACAAGCTGCTCTCCTATCGAGCATCCTGGAGGAAGAAAAGCAAATGAAGAAACGGCAGAAGATGTACCCGCAGTTATTCTCAGATCCCAAGAGAGAGAAATCTCTCATCGTGGCTCCTCTAAAGAAGAAGCCATTGAAGATGTTAAAGGATGTTGTTTATGACGATGACACTGCCTATGCAAACAATGAACATGATGCGGAGGGGGCAAGTGAACAGGAGGAGGAGGCTGTGGATGAGAGGCCACCTACCTCTGGCAAGGAG GTGGTATTTGTGGGACTCGCAGATGAGGAATCCTCTGATGAAGAGGATGGCTTGGACCCTTACGGGACCGCCAACAGGGACGGTATAGATGGGTTGGGAAACGAAGGGAAACTTCCCGAAGAGTTAGCACAGCCGGAATTTGAAGGGCTGTGGAATAAAACGCACAAACCATACGCA GTACCTAAAGATGAAGAGTCTACTTATACCTTAAATTATCCGAGCAAGATGGAGAAGGAAATCATGGCCCATGCTTTAGACAAGCACAGAGCCGGGATCGTCAGAAAGCAGATAGCTGCTGGCAGAGAATTCAAGGGCTGCGCGTTCGTTAGCAAACCTAATGTCGTGCATTTTAAG GATTTTGATGTGGGAAAGCCATACAGGAAGAAGATAATCCTCACAAATGTATCCTACAGCGTCAACTTTCTCAAGTTACTTGATCTCTCAGAGCACTTAAAAGACTTTGTTGATCTGCA ATTTGATCCTCCAGGTCAAATGTCTGCAGGCATGAGTTGTGATATGCTTGTCAGTTTTAAGCCATTG ATTAACGAAGATCTGTTTGGCGAGATCCAGTTTTTGGCCCAGACAGGTCCTTTCAGTGTACCTGTTCACTGCACGACCAAGAAGTGTGAC GTTTCTGTGGATACTGACATTGTGGACTTTGGAGTGCAGGTCATCGGTGAAACTCTAAAAAAGAACATCACTTTGAGAAACAAAGGGGCCAAAAGAACAAACTTTGAATTCATCAAAATAACAG GCATGAAGCAGCCCACAATCTTGTCAGTTGGAACCTCCTTGGGTAGAATG ACCACTGCAGATGAAAGTCTCAAACCAGAGACCGCACCAGAAGAGGATGTGAAAGCTAAGGGGAAGAAGAAGAGAGGGAAATCAAAGGAAAAATCTG CTGCGGTCAAACCGTCAGAAGAAATAGAGCTAGTCCAAACACCTGGAGCAGAGCCTGAGCAGCAAGCAGCCATTGAAACAGAATCCGCAGAGCAGAATCAGGACTCAGAAGAGCAAGTGCCTGCCGAGAAGGAAG ATGAAGATgtagaatggatggatgaagAAGATACTTTCGGTCTAGACGGTATGAGAATCGGAGAGGTCTCTGGAGGAGAGATTGGTCCATTTGGATCTGTTAAACTAGAGATTATTTACCAACCGACGGTACCAGGGAAAGTTGACGTGGATTTTGAACTGAGATTCTCGGATGAAGATTCCAGTAGT ATTCCGGTCAAGTCATACGCTAGGGCCATCGACGTCCCAGTCTGGGTGGAACGTCAGAATGTAGACCTAAAGATCTGCATGTTCGATCGGCTCTATCAGGACGCGATCGTCATCAATAATCGAGCAACGACAGCTCTGCGATTAACCATGGAGGTCTGCAAGGAACTGAGGAACCACTTGGAACTTTTACCAAAGACAGCTTATATTCAGGCCCAGTCACAATTCTCTGTACAAATGAAGTTCCTCCCAAG ACAAAACTTAGTAGAAGAAGGTGGTGAATGCTTCGACAAAGATACTGGCGTCCTTGAAGCTCCCATGACTATAAGGGTTGCAGATCAG ACTGCTCCAGTTCCGTTTACAGTCCATGCCGTAGTAACTTCCTCTGACCTGGAGTTTGATCAGACCAATCTCGATTTTGGATTCTGTACCATTCACGAATCGGTCATTTATACCGTCCATCTGACCAACAGATCCATCCTGTCACAGAAATATGGCTTTGTGAATTTACCGGAG TACGTGGCCGTCCAGCCTGACGATGGGTTCGGCACCCTTCTACCGAGTGAGACTGTCGCAGTGGATATCATATTCAGCCCACAGAAAGCCAAAGAATATTCATTCCAATTGACTTGCAAATCAGGAATTGACAG GGATTTCAAGCTGTCCTGTAAAGCAGTAGGAGTCCACACTCCTCTGGAGCTATCCCATTCCGTGGTCCATTTTGCCGCCACAGCTTTGGAAGATTCTTCTGTCGTGTCCTTCTACATCACCAACAGTCACACAGACGGGAATGAATTCACCCATCCCGTACCCAGGGTAGGACAGGGGCCGGTTGCCCCTGTCGGGCCGACATCTTTTGAATTCATGGTGCCAGCTGAGTCACCATTATCTCTCTACCCAGCGGTGGGTACTGTCAAACCTGGAAAG aAAACCTGCATCTCTGTGAAATTCAGTCCAAGTCTTAGCGATAAAGATATCAGAGAAGAAGCTGTTAGGCTAGCCACTCGGAACTTGGAAGCCAAAGCCAGACGGGAATACGAGGACGAACAGGCTGCTCGGAAGAACGCTCCCGATCCAAATGAG GAACCAGACGACAAG aaaaacaagaaaggaGTCAAGAAACCTAAATCGCCTGGCTTGAAAGGGAAACACAGTCCAGCATCGGCATCAGGCCCTAAGCCAGTGAATCCACCCAAACCAGAGGATATCCTCCCCGA ATCTGATGATTATGCAGCAGGAAGGTCATCTCTCCTTCGTCAGTTTTCAGGTTGTTTCCGTAGTTACTCCATTCCATGTTTCATTGCTTCAGGTATCCCTGGGGATCCAGGCACTTTACCTTATGA TATCAACAACACATTGTACCTCCACGTACACTGTCCAGAAGTCAAGCCATCTCTGGTCGCTATATCTAACCACGGAAGGCCACTCACCAACTTTGACGAGGTCTCCATAGGCCAGAGATTAATCAAGACCATTACCATACAGAACATAGCCGACACACCATTGGAC CTTAAACAGTCTGTGTTGGACTGTCACGGTCCGTTCCAAGTTCTCAACGCCATTCGCAATCTACTTCCTGATGCAACACACACAATCGTGGTAGCATTTGAACCCACCCAAGCAAAGTCT TTCTACGAAGTCTTGGACATCAAGTGTGCAACCTCCACCCTCGGTCTTGTCCTGAAAGGTCAAGGTTTACAGCCTGCAGTGAAGGTCTCAGTTAATGATGGAGTTTTGGATCTGGGCTATGTTCTCGCTGGAGAGGAACACACTGAAACATTCAAG CTTGAGAATTCTTCCACATTTGCCATCGATTACAAGATCAACCTGGATAGCCTGACCAGCCACAAGACATCAAATCATTCCGAACTGCCAGTATTCATCACCAGGGACCAGACCCAACGACACTATGACATCGGTCCAGCTAACTACAATGGTAGAAGCGTGTTTGACTGTATTCCATGTCAGGGGACTCTTGAACCAG GCAAGAAAGCTGACGTATCTGTCACATTCCGACCAGACCATCCCAGCGAGCTCTTCGCAGATGTCGCACGTATCGAGCTGTTTGGAAAACAAGAGGGTTACGTCCTTCAACTGAAGGGTGCTGCGAAAACCAAGATCATGTATGTCACAGGGGGTGATGAGATATCACCGAGAGTTGAGTCCTTAACCGTGACACCGATTATCGAGGAATTAG CGGAAGTACCCCAGTCTGCTGCGACTCCTGTATTACTGACTTTCAGAGCTCTCAGTACTGACGAGAAGACCCAGCCAGCGAGCAGACAGCTTAACGTTGGATGCGTGAGAACCATGGCCGTTAGTCAGAAAAAG AACGGTGAATTTTTCTTTGATAACCTAAACACAGCCGCTGTGTTAGGTTTTCAAGTCGAGCCGGTGAAGGGAATGGTCGATGCgggaaatacaaagaaaataaacatcacATGGTCACCCCCAAAGGGACATAAT